From the genome of Nocardia sp. NBC_01503, one region includes:
- a CDS encoding LysR family transcriptional regulator, giving the protein MIDRKTALDLRDLDLRDIEIFLVLSAELHFGRTAERLHLSPARVSQVIGKLERRIGGKLFERTSRTVNLTPIGLRLRDDLQTNYRDLRASLGRAARAARYGDAGILRLGITSSNLDDVRPLLNTFQSQHPDCTVHIEHVHFGNPFGALRGDDIDALVSWLPIEEPDLVVGPTLSEEPFMLLVGAEHPLAQRESASYEDLADYGVFGVPPTDPVNSPPDYWTAAAVPYFTPSGRHIPRIAHAANFQDLILLVAAGKAITPVHAHAARYYSRPDVAYIPMPDVPPARWALIWRRSAETDLIKDLAANASRALR; this is encoded by the coding sequence GTGATTGATAGGAAGACCGCATTGGACCTGCGCGATCTGGATTTGCGCGATATCGAGATCTTCCTGGTGTTGTCAGCGGAGCTGCATTTCGGCCGGACCGCCGAACGATTGCACCTCTCACCGGCTCGGGTCAGCCAGGTGATCGGGAAACTGGAACGGCGCATCGGCGGCAAACTCTTCGAACGAACCAGTCGCACAGTGAATTTGACGCCGATCGGGCTACGGCTGCGGGACGATCTACAGACCAACTATCGCGATCTGCGGGCCAGCCTGGGCCGGGCGGCCCGCGCAGCCCGCTACGGCGACGCCGGAATACTCCGGCTCGGAATCACCAGCAGCAACCTCGACGATGTCCGACCGCTGCTGAACACCTTCCAATCCCAGCATCCCGACTGCACCGTGCACATCGAACACGTCCATTTCGGCAACCCCTTCGGTGCGTTGCGCGGCGACGATATCGACGCGCTGGTGAGCTGGCTGCCCATCGAGGAACCCGATCTGGTGGTGGGCCCGACCCTGTCCGAAGAACCCTTCATGCTGCTCGTCGGAGCGGAACACCCACTGGCACAACGGGAATCGGCCTCCTACGAGGATCTGGCCGACTACGGCGTCTTCGGCGTGCCCCCGACCGATCCGGTGAACTCACCCCCCGATTACTGGACCGCCGCCGCCGTCCCGTACTTCACCCCCAGCGGCCGTCACATCCCCCGCATCGCCCACGCCGCCAACTTCCAAGACCTCATATTGCTCGTGGCCGCGGGCAAGGCCATCACCCCGGTGCACGCGCACGCCGCCCGCTACTACTCCAGACCCGATGTCGCCTACATCCCCATGCCCGATGTCCCGCCCGCCCGCTGGGCCCTGATCTGGCGCCGCTCCGCCGAAACCGACCTCATCAAAGACCTTGCCGCGAATGCCAGCCGAGCGCTGCGTTAG
- the arfB gene encoding alternative ribosome rescue aminoacyl-tRNA hydrolase ArfB has translation MAEDLTVSRALVIPASELRERFSRSSGPGGQGVNTADSRVELSFDLANSPSVPERLRSRMLDRLANRLVDGVLTIAASEHRAQLQNRAAARERLVSLLRDAAAAPPPVRRATKPSRGAKERRIAAKKRRGVTKRNRRASPDD, from the coding sequence ATGGCCGAGGACTTGACTGTGAGTCGGGCGCTGGTGATACCCGCGTCCGAGTTGCGCGAGCGGTTCTCACGGTCGTCCGGTCCGGGAGGGCAGGGTGTCAACACCGCGGACAGCCGAGTCGAGCTGTCGTTCGACCTCGCCAATTCGCCCTCCGTGCCGGAGCGGCTGCGCAGCCGAATGCTCGACCGTCTGGCCAACCGGCTGGTTGACGGGGTGCTCACGATCGCCGCATCCGAGCATCGCGCCCAGTTGCAGAATCGCGCGGCCGCCCGCGAGCGACTGGTCTCATTGCTGCGTGATGCCGCCGCCGCGCCGCCGCCGGTTCGCCGCGCTACCAAGCCCTCTCGCGGAGCCAAGGAACGTCGTATCGCCGCGAAGAAGCGTCGTGGTGTCACCAAACGCAATCGACGCGCCTCTCCCGACGACTAG
- a CDS encoding threonine/serine exporter family protein, whose amino-acid sequence MTEKGPLATESGEQRVWRALGFLARLAVAMLESGYATDSVLRTTRICAAAMGFANVTVVGTGRTLTVQYVRDDEYPLSRTEVAATLDSFDCDRMKRLKNLAHEVASESCDTAAATERLRRADRGPGPWPWWVTGFGGALLALCIALQVGGTALAALGAAVVLLPVWALGRGLGVAGVPRLYAVAVQTTVAGALGGLAHLVGAVTVTDTAVLIATVWVLLVPMPQLISTATDAVSADTVTATARAASALLTVAGIVLGGALVVTVSQRISFGPSIDPRLLPLPIWLALGFSVLGAIGNAVFNGGGPDLLLPAAGAGLLAAATNQFLIHTAHLSPDWTGSIAAVVLGFAAAAVSERLRVPMSALILVGLTGALLPGLVLYQGLVVELFHTSGIGYFVRAFTICVGLGVGAALGVLLFYLTQSSRRRER is encoded by the coding sequence GTGACCGAAAAGGGGCCCCTGGCCACTGAATCCGGAGAACAACGGGTCTGGCGGGCATTGGGGTTCTTGGCGCGCCTCGCGGTCGCCATGCTCGAATCCGGTTATGCCACCGACTCGGTGCTGCGGACGACGCGAATCTGCGCCGCAGCGATGGGGTTCGCGAACGTCACCGTCGTCGGTACCGGCCGCACACTCACCGTGCAGTACGTCCGCGATGACGAGTATCCGCTGAGTCGTACCGAAGTCGCCGCCACGCTCGACAGTTTCGACTGCGACCGGATGAAGCGGTTGAAGAACCTCGCGCACGAGGTCGCTTCGGAGAGCTGTGACACCGCCGCCGCGACCGAACGGCTCCGGCGAGCGGACCGAGGGCCCGGGCCGTGGCCGTGGTGGGTGACGGGATTCGGCGGAGCCCTGCTGGCGCTGTGTATCGCCTTGCAGGTCGGCGGCACCGCGTTGGCGGCGCTCGGCGCGGCGGTGGTGCTGCTGCCGGTGTGGGCCCTCGGGCGCGGATTGGGTGTGGCCGGCGTGCCACGGCTCTATGCGGTCGCGGTGCAGACCACGGTCGCAGGAGCGCTGGGCGGCCTCGCGCATCTGGTGGGCGCGGTGACGGTCACCGATACGGCAGTGCTGATCGCGACGGTCTGGGTGCTGCTGGTGCCGATGCCCCAATTGATCTCCACCGCCACCGATGCGGTGAGCGCCGATACCGTGACCGCCACCGCCCGCGCGGCCTCCGCACTGCTCACGGTTGCGGGCATCGTACTCGGCGGGGCACTGGTTGTGACTGTGTCACAACGCATTTCCTTCGGCCCGTCGATCGATCCGCGGCTGCTGCCGCTCCCGATATGGCTGGCCTTGGGCTTCTCGGTTCTCGGTGCGATCGGCAATGCGGTCTTCAACGGCGGCGGCCCCGATCTGCTGCTACCCGCTGCGGGCGCCGGACTGCTCGCCGCCGCGACCAACCAATTCCTCATCCATACGGCGCACCTGTCGCCGGATTGGACCGGCTCTATCGCCGCCGTAGTACTCGGATTCGCCGCCGCGGCGGTCTCCGAACGCCTGCGCGTGCCGATGTCGGCCTTGATCCTCGTCGGCCTCACCGGCGCTCTACTCCCGGGCCTGGTGCTGTATCAAGGACTGGTCGTGGAGTTGTTCCACACCTCCGGCATCGGCTACTTCGTCCGCGCTTTCACCATCTGTGTGGGTCTGGGTGTCGGTGCGGCACTGGGGGTTCTGCTGTTCTACCTGACCCAGTCCTCGCGCCGCCGCGAGCGCTGA
- a CDS encoding amidohydrolase encodes MTSKTNAITSALSGLPAIGDDLADFYRDLHAHPELSRAEQRTSEEVARRAKALGYQVTAGVGGTGVVAILANGDGPTVLLRADFDALPITEATGLPYSSQTPGVMHACGHDMHVTCLMGALKLLADARASWSGTVMACFQPAEETGQGAQAMVEDGLYDRFGTPDIVLAQHTAPLPVGVVGAHPGPAMAATDALRVVLHGRGGHGSRPEVTIDPVVMAAATVMRLQTIVSREIPAADAAVVTVGMMRAGTKDNIIPDDAELRLNIRTFDPGVRTKVLDSVDRIVKAEAAAAGAPEPPETSVIDTFPVLNNDPDALSRTVAALRETLGDDRVFDPGPVTGSEDAGIFATAARVPICYWMFGVLDPALFGDPDPVRGLGNIARGQVDLATIPGPHTAGYAPVVEPSITAGVSAMTTAALTWLGTSR; translated from the coding sequence GTGACGTCGAAAACCAACGCAATTACCTCGGCACTATCCGGATTACCCGCGATCGGTGACGATCTGGCCGACTTCTATCGCGATCTGCACGCGCACCCGGAACTGTCGCGGGCCGAGCAGCGCACCTCGGAGGAGGTCGCACGCCGGGCGAAAGCGCTCGGATATCAGGTCACCGCCGGGGTCGGTGGCACCGGCGTGGTGGCGATACTCGCCAATGGCGACGGGCCGACGGTGTTGCTGCGCGCCGATTTCGACGCCTTGCCCATTACCGAGGCCACCGGTCTGCCCTACTCCTCGCAGACTCCGGGCGTGATGCACGCCTGCGGCCACGATATGCATGTCACCTGCCTGATGGGTGCGCTGAAACTGCTCGCCGACGCGCGTGCGTCCTGGTCCGGCACCGTCATGGCGTGTTTCCAGCCCGCCGAGGAGACCGGTCAGGGCGCGCAGGCCATGGTCGAGGACGGTCTCTACGACCGTTTCGGCACGCCCGATATCGTGCTCGCCCAGCACACCGCGCCGCTGCCGGTCGGCGTCGTGGGCGCCCACCCCGGCCCGGCCATGGCGGCCACCGACGCATTGCGGGTGGTACTGCACGGCCGCGGCGGCCATGGCTCGCGCCCCGAGGTGACGATCGATCCGGTGGTGATGGCCGCGGCCACCGTCATGCGCCTGCAGACCATCGTGTCCCGCGAGATTCCCGCCGCCGACGCGGCCGTGGTCACGGTCGGCATGATGCGCGCCGGGACGAAGGACAACATCATCCCCGATGATGCCGAATTGCGGCTCAACATAAGGACTTTCGACCCGGGCGTGCGAACCAAAGTGCTCGACTCCGTCGACCGGATCGTCAAGGCGGAGGCCGCAGCCGCGGGCGCGCCCGAGCCGCCGGAAACCTCCGTCATCGATACCTTCCCGGTGCTGAACAACGATCCGGACGCCCTCTCCCGCACGGTCGCCGCGCTGCGTGAAACCCTGGGTGATGACCGGGTTTTCGACCCGGGTCCGGTCACCGGCAGTGAGGACGCGGGCATTTTCGCCACCGCTGCCCGAGTTCCGATCTGCTACTGGATGTTCGGCGTGCTCGACCCGGCCCTTTTCGGCGACCCGGACCCGGTGCGCGGCCTGGGGAACATCGCGCGCGGGCAGGTCGATCTCGCGACGATTCCGGGCCCGCACACGGCCGGTTACGCACCGGTCGTCGAACCGTCCATCACCGCCGGTGTCAGCGCCATGACCACCGCGGCCCTGACCTGGCTCGGAACCAGCCGGTAG
- a CDS encoding MCE family protein, with amino-acid sequence MTLLDRGTARAATLAVRGGEWAARRRLTLATLGMVLMLLLGGAYLALDIVRVNPLHRTFSVRVLMPVSGGLLPGNDITFRGSRIGIVRSVDLGDTGVVAVGDIDAGTKISAASKVAVQRLSAAGEQFLDFRPDTDAGPYLAEGAVIDAARVSTPVSIESFLSNTGGLIGGLNPARLTVIVDELDKALAGGPDQLRDVIGGLSQAMAGLTGLLPQTRQLIANLQVIAETTGHAQPDLSTLVHGSGELFTQLTAADQEVRRLLEQGPGQLDTLGGVIAETSDPITNLVTNFVAITRAARLRTPALMALFPALRTGSAAIGVPAHDGAFNTMVDIWPRPTCEYETIPVSPAQVADGRVRLYNYCVTSDPGLQVRGSANAPRPDTPANGAAMPPGVSGDELSVPLPGH; translated from the coding sequence ATGACGCTCCTGGACCGCGGCACCGCCCGGGCCGCCACCCTCGCCGTGCGCGGCGGCGAGTGGGCGGCCCGGCGGCGGCTTACCCTGGCGACCCTGGGCATGGTCCTGATGCTGCTGCTCGGCGGCGCGTACCTGGCCCTGGATATCGTCCGGGTGAATCCGCTGCACCGCACCTTCTCCGTCCGGGTGCTCATGCCCGTCTCCGGCGGTCTGCTGCCGGGCAACGACATCACCTTCCGCGGATCCCGGATCGGGATCGTGCGATCGGTCGACCTCGGTGACACCGGAGTGGTGGCCGTCGGCGATATCGACGCTGGAACGAAGATCTCGGCGGCGAGTAAGGTTGCGGTGCAGCGCCTTTCCGCCGCAGGTGAACAGTTCCTCGACTTCCGACCGGACACCGACGCCGGTCCGTATCTGGCCGAGGGGGCGGTGATCGACGCCGCGCGCGTCAGCACGCCGGTCAGCATCGAATCCTTCCTGTCCAATACCGGCGGGCTGATCGGCGGCCTCAATCCCGCACGGCTCACCGTCATAGTGGACGAACTGGATAAGGCCCTCGCGGGCGGACCGGATCAGCTGCGCGATGTCATCGGCGGACTCAGCCAGGCCATGGCGGGGCTGACCGGACTACTGCCGCAGACCCGGCAACTCATCGCCAATCTCCAGGTGATCGCGGAGACCACCGGTCACGCACAACCCGATCTGTCGACCCTGGTGCACGGGTCCGGTGAATTGTTCACCCAGCTGACCGCCGCCGACCAGGAGGTGCGGCGACTGCTCGAACAGGGACCGGGTCAGCTGGACACCCTCGGCGGCGTCATCGCCGAAACCTCCGACCCCATCACCAATCTGGTCACCAACTTCGTGGCCATCACCCGCGCCGCCCGCCTGCGCACCCCCGCCCTGATGGCGTTGTTCCCGGCATTGCGGACCGGCTCCGCCGCGATCGGCGTACCCGCACACGACGGCGCGTTCAACACCATGGTCGATATCTGGCCGCGCCCCACCTGCGAATACGAGACCATCCCGGTATCGCCCGCACAGGTCGCCGACGGCCGGGTCCGCCTCTACAACTACTGCGTCACCAGCGATCCCGGCCTACAGGTTCGCGGCTCGGCCAACGCCCCGCGCCCCGATACCCCGGCCAACGGCGCCGCCATGCCGCCGGGTGTCTCCGGCGACGAGTTGTCCGTACCCCTGCCCGGCCATTGA
- a CDS encoding MCE family protein: MSNRIARAAMPLALTAALTGCAVTVDNVPLPKPGVGGPSYTLHAVFDNALNLPERAHVKIGGTDVGIVTAIDTLDYRALVDLQIRSDVQLPDGTRAELRQGTPLGDIFVALTLPEDHGGTKTLGDGDTISREHTSAGASVEELMSSIAMLLNGGALEQVARITTEMNSMFAGRGPQLSHLLVELTSALGALNQRTDQLDGVLLGLSSLTTTLNQRKAELGQAADTFPPLIGVLAENNQAIADLAGKVSTAMAALGDFADTTGPQFLGLFTSVQQLMDGFTRMGDNLAGTLDGLHTLYPSLLATTEGTSLAVAAKVSYLSIGALTDPQGSRLPDGTDIPAFIGSLAEVLARVIGRLQGGNR; this comes from the coding sequence ATGAGCAATCGAATCGCCCGCGCCGCAATGCCTTTGGCGCTCACCGCCGCACTCACCGGATGTGCCGTCACCGTCGACAACGTACCGCTGCCCAAACCCGGGGTGGGCGGACCCAGCTACACCCTGCACGCGGTCTTCGACAATGCGCTGAACCTGCCCGAACGCGCACACGTGAAGATCGGCGGCACCGATGTCGGGATCGTCACCGCGATCGACACGCTCGACTACCGCGCGCTGGTGGATCTCCAGATCCGCAGTGATGTTCAGCTGCCGGACGGCACGCGCGCCGAGCTGCGACAGGGCACACCGCTCGGCGATATCTTCGTCGCCCTCACCCTGCCCGAAGATCACGGTGGCACAAAGACATTGGGCGATGGAGACACCATCTCGCGCGAGCACACCTCGGCCGGAGCCTCGGTGGAGGAGTTGATGTCCTCGATCGCCATGCTGCTCAACGGTGGTGCGCTGGAACAGGTCGCGCGCATCACCACCGAGATGAACTCCATGTTCGCCGGGCGCGGACCACAACTGTCGCACCTGCTGGTCGAGTTGACCTCCGCACTCGGCGCGCTCAACCAGCGCACCGACCAGCTGGACGGCGTCCTGCTCGGCCTGTCATCGCTGACCACCACCCTGAATCAGCGCAAGGCCGAACTCGGACAGGCCGCCGACACCTTCCCGCCGCTGATCGGTGTGCTGGCCGAAAACAACCAGGCCATAGCGGATCTCGCGGGCAAGGTCTCCACCGCCATGGCCGCGCTCGGCGACTTCGCCGACACCACCGGACCGCAATTCCTCGGTCTGTTCACCAGCGTGCAGCAACTCATGGACGGCTTCACCCGCATGGGTGACAACCTCGCCGGCACCCTCGACGGACTGCACACCCTGTATCCGTCGCTGCTGGCCACCACCGAGGGCACCAGTCTCGCGGTCGCCGCGAAGGTGTCCTATCTGAGTATCGGAGCCCTGACCGACCCGCAGGGCAGCCGGCTACCCGACGGGACCGATATTCCCGCGTTCATCGGAAGCCTCGCCGAGGTGCTCGCCCGGGTGATCGGCCGACTACAGGGCGGCAACAGATGA
- a CDS encoding MCE family protein yields the protein MRNARLITRLTLLCVVGLLSASCSLPQGFTSLSELWGYDRIHLTADFESVAGLYVGNEVDVLGLPVGSVDAITPKGAYVEVRMSLDAGTEVPAQALAALVSPQLITNRHVELTPAYTGDGPVLTDGTHIPLEHTRTPVDLDRILRNFDQLGQSLKGSSTDGPMASRALFPMLDGNGDKIRRTLDALASALQVSLADKDQISTTIVKLNEITQIVADNDQTVRDFSGRLTELVALLRDQAPGLQAVLTQLDDFVTNTGSVVAENRGPLTAALTRLTTITQQMRDSAPGLTEIVDVAPLFFQNFANATSTEQGALRLHLLTDKSLLDNETLALFCERLLVRSDGCRTGKLQDFGPDFGLTAALLGFTR from the coding sequence ATGCGGAACGCCCGCTTGATCACTCGCCTGACGCTCCTGTGCGTCGTCGGCCTGCTGAGCGCGAGCTGCTCGCTGCCGCAAGGATTTACGTCACTGTCCGAACTGTGGGGCTACGATCGTATTCATCTCACCGCCGATTTCGAGAGCGTCGCCGGACTGTATGTCGGCAATGAGGTCGATGTGCTCGGGCTGCCGGTCGGCAGCGTGGACGCCATCACCCCGAAAGGCGCGTACGTCGAGGTGCGAATGAGTCTGGATGCCGGTACCGAGGTTCCGGCGCAGGCGCTGGCCGCCCTCGTCTCGCCCCAACTGATCACCAACCGGCACGTCGAGCTCACCCCCGCCTACACCGGCGACGGACCGGTGCTGACCGACGGAACACATATCCCCTTGGAGCACACCAGGACTCCGGTCGACCTGGATCGCATTCTGCGAAACTTCGACCAATTGGGGCAGTCGCTGAAGGGCAGCTCAACCGATGGACCGATGGCCAGTCGCGCGTTGTTCCCGATGCTCGACGGCAATGGCGACAAGATCCGCCGGACCCTGGACGCGCTGGCCTCGGCCTTGCAGGTCTCGCTGGCCGACAAGGACCAAATCTCCACGACCATAGTCAAACTCAACGAGATCACCCAGATCGTCGCCGACAATGACCAGACCGTGCGCGATTTCAGCGGCAGGCTCACCGAACTCGTCGCGCTGCTGCGTGATCAGGCTCCCGGCCTGCAAGCGGTGCTGACCCAGCTCGACGACTTCGTCACCAATACCGGTTCGGTCGTCGCCGAGAATCGTGGCCCGCTGACCGCCGCGCTGACCCGGCTCACCACCATCACCCAGCAGATGCGCGACAGCGCTCCCGGCCTGACCGAGATCGTCGATGTCGCGCCACTGTTCTTCCAGAACTTCGCCAATGCCACCAGTACCGAGCAGGGTGCGCTGCGCCTGCATCTGCTGACCGATAAATCCCTGTTGGACAATGAGACGCTGGCATTGTTCTGCGAACGCCTCCTGGTGCGATCGGACGGCTGCCGGACCGGCAAGCTGCAAGACTTCGGCCCCGACTTCGGGCTGACCGCGGCACTACTGGGGTTCACCCGATGA
- a CDS encoding MCE family protein, whose amino-acid sequence MKRRTALRQRLFGPIDRAPTHIGLPTVSRMWHTIPGFTQDRHWWLGIGVGATILALLIGSSVVTRLHLGQNTVYAEFAQAAGLRPGDSVDMSGIQVGTVKSARVRKGLVLAELAVDHSVVLGADARAAIKMSTILGKMHVALEPGTGSGLAGHRIRLDHTSVPYNLSKVVNDPSYTNSFERVERLDPALLRQSLDAVSRQIGDSPQLTAQALDSVGALAKVISDRRDEVDALLKNMGQVSQVVADNQNSVLLLLTRGQAIGDAVAQRQQLVRQLLDNIAAVSKAFQDMGLENSGQLGALIQNLNTMSDGLTKNKENLDRLYQVMPVALRQFNNAFGNGNYGDIYLPWVFPDNWLCAADAVQGCR is encoded by the coding sequence ATGAAACGACGAACAGCATTGCGGCAGCGACTATTCGGCCCGATCGATCGCGCGCCCACGCATATCGGCCTGCCGACCGTGTCACGCATGTGGCACACGATTCCCGGCTTCACACAGGACCGGCACTGGTGGCTGGGCATCGGCGTCGGCGCGACCATCCTCGCGCTGCTCATCGGCTCGAGCGTGGTGACCCGACTGCATCTGGGCCAGAACACCGTCTACGCCGAATTCGCGCAGGCGGCCGGATTGCGGCCGGGTGACAGTGTCGACATGTCCGGAATCCAGGTCGGCACAGTGAAATCGGCGCGTGTGCGGAAGGGACTCGTGCTGGCCGAGCTGGCCGTGGACCACTCGGTCGTACTCGGGGCCGACGCCCGCGCCGCCATCAAGATGTCGACCATTCTCGGGAAGATGCATGTGGCGCTCGAACCGGGCACCGGATCCGGGCTTGCGGGACACCGGATTCGACTCGATCACACCTCGGTGCCGTACAACCTGTCCAAGGTGGTGAACGACCCGTCCTATACCAACTCCTTCGAACGCGTGGAGCGATTGGATCCCGCGCTGCTGCGCCAATCCTTGGACGCGGTGAGCCGGCAGATCGGCGACTCCCCGCAGCTGACCGCCCAGGCCCTGGACAGTGTGGGCGCGCTGGCCAAGGTCATCAGCGACCGCCGCGACGAGGTGGACGCACTGCTGAAGAATATGGGGCAGGTCTCACAGGTGGTGGCCGACAATCAGAACAGCGTGCTGTTGCTGCTCACTCGCGGACAGGCCATCGGTGACGCGGTCGCGCAGCGGCAGCAGCTGGTCCGGCAACTGCTGGACAATATCGCCGCCGTCTCGAAAGCGTTCCAGGACATGGGATTGGAGAACAGCGGCCAGCTGGGAGCCCTTATTCAGAATCTGAACACCATGTCCGACGGGCTCACCAAGAACAAGGAGAACCTGGACCGGCTGTATCAGGTGATGCCGGTCGCGCTGCGGCAGTTCAACAATGCCTTCGGCAATGGCAACTACGGCGACATCTATCTGCCGTGGGTATTCCCCGACAACTGGCTGTGCGCGGCCGATGCGGTACAGGGGTGCCGCTGA
- a CDS encoding MlaD family protein — MNTRSAALGFAVFVVASVVATYTIWSTLQRSVPGDTHRYSATFHDVLGLRVGDDVRVAGVRVGRVDSLGFDSARNARVVLEVRARQPLYTTTKALIRYQNLIGQRYVELAAAPGDARQLPAGGAIPLEQTESSFDVSTLLSGFEPLFSVLQPEQVNSLSQTLIQALQGDGVSLSALITQAAGLASSFQQRDQILGDVISNLSGVISGLANRSSDLETLIAQSNALISGLYSQGEVLKGAVTQAATSTTALTALILEVKPGIARAQQNATEGVNLLLSNGARLDQAATELPFVLAGLARISGNGAYINSYVCSLDVSLWGVLLPPGLVPQIGGNAHSEVCR, encoded by the coding sequence ATGAATACACGTTCTGCCGCACTCGGTTTCGCCGTCTTCGTGGTGGCCTCGGTAGTCGCCACCTACACGATCTGGTCCACCCTGCAACGCTCGGTACCTGGAGACACCCACCGGTATTCGGCGACCTTCCACGATGTGCTGGGGCTACGCGTCGGCGATGACGTCCGGGTCGCCGGAGTGCGGGTGGGCCGAGTGGACTCCCTCGGCTTCGACTCCGCCCGCAACGCCCGCGTGGTACTGGAAGTACGGGCACGGCAACCGCTCTACACCACCACCAAGGCGTTGATCCGCTACCAGAACCTGATCGGCCAGCGCTATGTGGAGCTGGCGGCCGCACCGGGTGACGCGCGACAGCTGCCCGCGGGCGGCGCGATTCCCCTGGAGCAGACCGAATCCTCCTTCGATGTCTCCACACTGCTGAGCGGTTTCGAACCGTTGTTCAGTGTGCTGCAACCGGAACAGGTCAACTCACTGTCACAAACGCTGATCCAGGCCCTACAGGGTGACGGAGTGTCCCTGAGCGCCTTGATCACTCAGGCCGCCGGACTGGCCTCGTCGTTCCAGCAACGCGATCAGATCCTCGGGGATGTGATCAGCAATCTGAGCGGGGTGATCTCCGGTCTGGCCAACCGCAGCAGCGATCTGGAAACCCTTATCGCACAGTCCAATGCGCTGATCAGCGGGTTGTATTCGCAGGGCGAGGTCCTCAAAGGCGCGGTGACCCAGGCCGCGACCTCCACCACCGCGCTCACCGCGCTGATTCTCGAGGTGAAGCCCGGGATCGCGCGCGCCCAGCAGAATGCGACCGAGGGCGTGAATCTGTTGCTGTCCAACGGCGCTCGGCTCGATCAGGCCGCGACGGAGCTGCCGTTCGTGCTCGCCGGGCTCGCGCGGATCAGCGGTAACGGCGCGTACATCAACTCATACGTCTGCTCGCTCGATGTGTCGCTCTGGGGAGTGCTGCTGCCTCCCGGTCTGGTGCCGCAGATCGGCGGCAACGCTCACTCGGAGGTGTGCCGATGA
- a CDS encoding MlaD family protein: MTMNLDPSGRGPSAQRLAAIGTAVFTVFVLLLVLFGMRFEGAFDDSVRVVAAMTSTGDGLPARADVKFRGMLVGVVDSVDIAAKGKRQEVRIELKPTAAAAIPSTVTARVIPANIFGVTALELVDNGPAPQGLRAGATIAEDTSATTIELQSTLTTLRTVLANIQPAKLGRVLGTLADALDPAARVPGSTVERLDRWVTDVRGIAGVGDLLGDLGAAASAVSVSAPELIDTLNESVTAARTLVERRTGLVALLTSAGSALDATNALFARNPNSGKELVSGLNETFGALAADPDAIAVAMANLNTALSRLVPVFSWGPDKQMVWSINVTFTPFKPYTAADCPHYGELTGPRCRAGSVPDTAAEQVFPGQLLPTGTGGPAVPVLPGLPFLPDPAASGGAQPAAAPITLSGADAVRALSGGDPGAARAILLGSVLTGGSLTLAPTATEGGR; the protein is encoded by the coding sequence ATGACAATGAATCTCGATCCGAGCGGTCGCGGGCCGTCCGCCCAGCGGTTGGCGGCGATCGGCACCGCCGTATTCACGGTCTTCGTACTGCTGCTCGTGCTGTTCGGAATGCGTTTCGAGGGCGCGTTCGACGACTCCGTGCGGGTGGTCGCCGCCATGACCAGCACCGGTGACGGGCTGCCCGCCCGCGCGGATGTCAAGTTCCGCGGCATGCTCGTCGGTGTCGTCGACTCGGTGGACATCGCCGCGAAGGGTAAGCGGCAGGAGGTTCGCATAGAACTGAAACCCACTGCCGCCGCGGCGATTCCGTCCACCGTGACCGCGCGGGTGATACCGGCCAACATCTTCGGCGTCACGGCCCTGGAGCTGGTCGACAATGGCCCCGCGCCACAGGGGTTGCGCGCGGGCGCGACCATCGCCGAGGACACCAGCGCGACAACGATCGAACTACAGAGCACCCTGACCACGCTGCGCACGGTGCTGGCGAATATTCAGCCCGCGAAACTCGGACGCGTACTCGGCACCCTGGCCGATGCCCTCGATCCCGCGGCACGCGTGCCCGGTTCCACCGTCGAGCGACTGGACCGATGGGTTACCGACGTGCGCGGTATCGCCGGGGTCGGCGATCTGCTGGGCGATCTCGGGGCCGCCGCGAGCGCGGTCAGCGTCTCCGCACCCGAGCTGATCGACACTTTGAACGAGTCCGTGACCGCGGCCCGCACACTGGTGGAGCGGCGCACCGGCCTGGTGGCACTGCTCACCTCGGCCGGATCCGCCCTCGACGCCACCAATGCGTTGTTCGCCCGAAACCCGAACTCCGGCAAGGAATTGGTATCCGGTCTGAACGAGACCTTCGGCGCGCTCGCCGCCGATCCCGACGCCATCGCGGTCGCCATGGCGAACCTCAACACCGCGCTGAGTCGCCTGGTCCCGGTCTTCAGCTGGGGCCCGGACAAGCAGATGGTCTGGAGCATCAATGTGACATTCACACCGTTCAAGCCCTACACCGCCGCGGACTGTCCCCACTACGGCGAGCTGACCGGGCCGCGCTGCCGCGCCGGTTCGGTGCCGGATACCGCTGCCGAGCAGGTCTTTCCGGGCCAACTGCTGCCGACCGGCACCGGCGGACCTGCGGTACCGGTGCTGCCCGGGCTACCCTTCCTGCCGGATCCGGCCGCCTCCGGTGGAGCACAGCCCGCCGCGGCACCCATCACGCTCAGCGGGGCCGACGCCGTACGCGCGCTGAGCGGCGGCGACCCCGGCGCCGCCCGGGCCATCCTGCTCGGCAGCGTGCTCACCGGCGGCTCACTCACCCTCGCTCCGACCGCGACCGAAGGCGGCCGCTGA